A region from the Deinococcus budaensis genome encodes:
- a CDS encoding replication initiator protein A translates to MSKPSRFDELNLSRLNLISAVDQAEVTEWDVTFENQGRVVRVRCEALPKYAVPHGLDSDVTAALLNLYIEQGESEDGRFAVSATTLLKLCGWHNTGKYHATLRHCLERLHTSSYSVSGGWRDHPKGRWTHAKFHFIESLDFSSADQYGTFDERTVISGRLADAIVASIRGGYIKPLDTEFMLSLSRPRTRALYRILDGARFDPDHPDQPLDQLEVNLIAWAEQCKLPSTVPGNIRRALASPHEELVKRGYLRAVAITGRGKAQVIRYEFVREFTPMDSVLARRFRNYGVADGVARKLLREHGRAFLIECMDRFDALVQRGVLVVRKSKAAALMHLIGHPDEYPYPGVASPERLPAAGKEISLKSLEKASRMEPLLNVPTVADELAALPVEQQAEKVVARLSFLYRKRLNAVDLDSVRQAILEGRAAAPQVLEEAVAALARNEQDVFVQSLKSQLERV, encoded by the coding sequence GTGTCGAAACCCAGTCGCTTCGACGAGTTGAACCTGTCCCGCCTCAACCTGATCTCGGCGGTCGACCAGGCAGAGGTCACGGAGTGGGACGTAACCTTCGAGAATCAGGGCCGGGTCGTCCGTGTCCGCTGCGAGGCGCTACCGAAATATGCGGTGCCTCATGGCCTGGATAGTGATGTCACGGCCGCCCTGCTCAATCTGTACATCGAACAGGGGGAATCGGAAGACGGGCGATTTGCGGTCAGCGCCACCACGCTGCTCAAGCTGTGCGGGTGGCACAACACCGGCAAGTACCACGCCACCCTGAGGCACTGCCTGGAGAGGCTGCATACCTCCTCCTACAGTGTGAGTGGGGGTTGGCGGGATCATCCCAAGGGGCGATGGACCCACGCCAAATTTCACTTCATCGAGTCACTCGATTTCTCGAGCGCCGACCAGTACGGGACCTTCGACGAGCGCACGGTCATCTCCGGTCGCCTCGCGGACGCGATTGTGGCGAGCATCCGCGGAGGCTATATCAAGCCGCTGGACACCGAGTTCATGCTCTCGCTGTCCCGGCCGCGTACCCGTGCGCTTTACAGGATTCTCGATGGAGCGCGTTTCGACCCTGACCATCCTGACCAGCCCCTCGACCAGCTGGAGGTCAACCTGATCGCGTGGGCGGAGCAGTGCAAGCTGCCGAGCACGGTTCCCGGCAACATCCGCCGTGCGCTGGCATCGCCACACGAAGAGCTGGTGAAAAGAGGGTACCTGCGGGCCGTCGCCATCACCGGGCGTGGAAAGGCGCAGGTGATCCGCTATGAGTTCGTGCGGGAGTTCACGCCCATGGACTCGGTGCTCGCCCGCCGATTCCGGAACTATGGCGTGGCAGACGGTGTGGCGCGCAAGCTCCTGCGTGAGCATGGCCGCGCTTTCTTGATCGAGTGCATGGACCGTTTTGATGCCCTCGTGCAGCGCGGGGTTCTGGTGGTGAGAAAGTCCAAGGCAGCCGCCCTGATGCACCTGATAGGTCATCCAGACGAATATCCCTACCCTGGAGTTGCATCCCCGGAACGTCTCCCCGCAGCTGGCAAGGAGATTTCGCTTAAGTCCTTGGAAAAGGCATCCCGGATGGAGCCGCTTCTCAATGTGCCGACCGTGGCCGATGAGTTGGCCGCTCTGCCGGTTGAACAGCAGGCAGAGAAGGTCGTAGCCCGGTTGAGCTTTCTCTACCGCAAGCGGTTGAACGCGGTTGATCTGGACAGCGTACGGCAGGCCATCCTGGAGGGGAGGGCCGCTGCGCCACAGGTGCTGGAAGAGGCCGTGGCTGCTCTGGCCCGCAATGAGCAGGACGTCTTCGTGCAGAGTCTCAAGTCCCAGTTGGAACGTGTCTAG